TTTGGCACAGTGAACGGCCTGCCGACCGGCTACACCCTCGACTACGACTACCAGGGCAACAACGATATTGCCCTGATTCCCGTTCCGGAGCCGGCGGCTTTGCTGCTCGCAGCCCTGGGCGGCCTGGGGTTACTGCTGTATCCGCGGAATAAAAACAAAGCTGTAACCGCCTAATCTGCAGAAGTTGATAAAGCCTCGGCTGTTTTCCTTCTGAACTTGGCGTCCGCCCGCGAAGGCAAACCACCGAAATTGGGAAACTCAGTGATGGAAATCTCATATATATGTAGCAATATCGTTGCAATCGTTGCAGCTTCATCTAAACTGAGGGTGGAATCAGAAAGAGGCGTTTCCGCTTGTGTTGGGGGTGCGGGCTGTTCGGAGGAGCACAAGTCTTCTGTACATGCCGCGTACTTGGCAACGTTGTTTTGCTTCTGTGACTCATTTGTACGCGGAGTACGCCCATGAGAAATCGCTGCGCGCAGTCTTCCTCTTTCACGGCACTTACGGCCAGTGCCATCCTACTCTGTTGTGCCTGCATTTCGCACGCCACGACACTTACTTGGGACGCTAGCGGAACCAATCCGGCAACGCCGACCGATGGCTCCGGCAACTGGGATGCTCAAACTGCCGCCAATTGGTCCAACGGCGCTACAGACGTAGTGTGGGATAATCTCAGCACCGCTGTGTTCGGCGCCAACAATGAAGCGGCGGGCACCGTCACGATTGATGACACCACTGGCACGGTCAGCGCCGCGGGAGTCACCTTCAACGCGGCCGGCAGCGGTAATTACACGATTGCCGGCAGTGCCAGCGACACGCTTACATTGACCGCTCCCACAATCACTGTCGCTGCGGGACTTAGCCCCACGATCAGCGCTCCCGTTGTGGGCACAAGCGGCCTTACGCTAGTTGGCGCCGATGCCTCACCCACCTTAACTCTTAGCGGAAACAATAACTATTCCGGAACCACGCAAGTCAGCGCGGGAACACTCACCGTGGCTTCCGGCGGCAATTTGGGGGTAGCCGCCAATGCACTATTATTTGGCAATGCTGGCGGCACCATCGCCACGTCGGCCAACGCAATTTTGAATAGTGGCGTGACGGTCGCCAGCTTCAACGACACCACCGAATCGACCGGCGTTACGACCACGGGCGCCCTGGTTATTGCTAGCGGCCAAACCGCGACGGTGAGCGGCACGTTCACCGTGGGCGTGGTGCAAAGCAATCTGGCGACGAACACGAATCAAACACTCACCAGTTACACCGGCGCATTTAATTCCGCCAACAATGGCACCGGCGGCGAATTAGATGTGAACGGCGCCATGACGGTCGGGGCTAATCCTGGCGGGGCCAACAAGTTCACGGCCACGATTGATTTCACGGCCTACAGCACATTTAAATTAAACGCTCCAGCCACGACGCTGAACATTGGCAACGGACTTAACATTGCGGGCGTCGTATCGCTGGCCAGCGGCGCCAACAGTGCCAATACCATCAATGTTGCTACGATCAGCCTTGGCACCAGTGGATCGAGCAATGCTCAAACAGGGAGCAAGTTGAACTTGGGTTCGGGGAGCAATGCCATCGAGGCCAGCACAATTAACGTTGGCACGGGAAAATCCAGCGGTGCCATTCAATTTGGTTCCAGCAGCGGCTCGGTCACCATTGCGGGCACAGGCGGTTCAGGCACGTCGAACATCACGATCGGCAACCAAACCAGCGGCACTGCAACCAGCAGCACTAGTTCGCTGTTGTTGGCTGGCCACAGTGCAACAGTTCAGGCAGGAACGCTGCTGGTTGGTCAGGGCAATGGCGATACGGCAGGCACAGCCAATGCCTCGGTGACTTTCGATACGGGTACATTCAATGTGAGCACGTTGAATATCGGTTTTGTATTGGGTTCCTCCACGCAGCCCGGCGGAGCAACCGGCGCGGTTACTGTGGGCGGCGCCAGTCCCAACAACACCGCCACGGGCGTGTTCAACGTGGGATCGGTGAGTTCGGCCGGCACGTTCGTCCTTGGCAAAGATACCAACACGAACGCTTCACCCGGCACGGCCACGGCCACGTTCACTATCAACGGCGGAACGGCCAATGTGTTTGGCACTAATATCACCAACGCCAGCACCAAGGGGACGACCGTTTCCACGTTGAACCTGAGCAGCGGCCTACTCGACATGCACGGAAATTCCATCGGCGGCGCAGTGGTCAACAGCGGCAATGGACCCATCGCGGTGAACTTCCCGGCAACCAGCAACACGGCGACCCTTGCCAATTTGGCCGGCGGCGGCATCAATGCGGCCGGTCTGAATATGAACACTGCCGGCAAACTGATTCTGGCCGGCACCGACACCTACTCCAATAACACCAGCGTGAGCAATGGCATTTTGCAACTTGACGGCGCCTACACAGGAACCGGAACTTTCAACGTCACCGGCGGTACGCTGCAGGGGAAGGGTTCCACCGTCGGTGCTGTCTCGATTTCCTCCGCCGCTTTCCTCGCGCCGGGCGACAGCATCAACACCATTGGCGTGGGTTCTGCCTCGCTGGCCGGCACGCTCAACATTGAACTGAACGACGCCGATTCCAACATCGTTGACCTGCTCAATGACAGTGGCAACTTGGATATTAGCGCAGGCACGTCGGCTGTGACGTTCAGTGTCACCGGTACGCCCGGCGGCTCGGCTTATGTGTTCGCCAAGTACGGCAGCCTGACGGGAACTGCTTTCGGCACGGTCAACAACCTGCCGACCGGCTACCAGATTAATTACAGCTACAACGATGGCGTCAGCAGCAATAACATTGCCCTGGTTCCCGTCCCGGAACCGGCCGCCCTCGTGCTGGCAGCCGTGGGTGGATTGAGCTTGATGGTTTGCCGGCGTAAGAAATCCGCGGCCCGGGCTTAAGCCGACTATTTAAGACGACGAAGTTGAGTTTGAGCGCGAATCGTGGCAGTCGTTTTTCTTTCGGCGAGCGCTTCGAGCGCCTGCCAAGGCCAAGCAGCTACCGCCTAATTCCAAAAGAACAAACGCCGCCGGCTCCGGCACAGCCACCAGTTCGCGAATCATACCGTCGCTTTTGCTGATGATGTAAATTTCGCCGTCGTCTCCTTCAATCAGGCGAATATCTGCCCGCCCCCCGCCGTAAGCCACTCCGTACGGATCGTCGCCGGCGGTCACCAGGCTGGAATCTGCGCCGGGCAATACGTCGCCATCGGCCACGCCGTCATTTCGCAAATCGAAGGTGGAATGCACCAGATCGAACAAGCGAATGGGCGATCCGTTCTCTAGCAGGTTCAATTCGTGAATGTCGGAGGTCGGCAGCGGTGCATTCAGGCTTTCTTGCGCCAGCATCGCGGCGTAATCAACATAGAACAACCGGCCGGACGTGATGTCGCCAAACACGTATTTGCCGTCGAGCTGCGGAATGCCCGCGCCGTGATAAACAAAGCCGCTGGAAACGGCGTCCCCATCTTCGTGGCTGTACTGCACCACCGGATACGTGGGAACAATACTGCCGCTGGTTACGCCGGGGCTGATGGTCAGCGGCAACGTGGCCGGCAGCGGCGCGTTGGTGACTTGATTCGACGAGCTGCTGAGCACCTGGTTTCCTTCCAACGACGAATAACCGTAGTTCTGCCCTTTGGTGACGAAGTTCACTTCCTCGTACGAATGCAGCCCGATGTTGTCGACAATTAGCTGGTTGCTTTGCGGATCCCAACTTAGCCGATGCGGATTGCGGAAGCCGTAGGCCCAAATTTCGCCTTTGGCTCCCGTGGAAGTGAACGCCGCCGAAGCGAAGGGGTTATCGCTGGGAATGGCGTACGGCGTGGTGTCGGCAACGCCATTGGGCAAAATGCGCAACACTTTGCCCAAATAATTGTTGAGCATTTGGTCCTGGGCGCGCGTGGCTGGATTTCCGCTTTCGCCCGCCGCGCCGTCGCCGCTGGCAATGTACATCATGCGATAATCAGCATCGCCGGGCTTTGCGTTCGGGTCGAAAATAATATCTCCCAGCGGATGAATGTTGGAGCTGTAGGCCACGCGCAACATTTCGCGATGGCTCAGTTCGGAAACATCGGCGGGGTTGCCGAAATCGGCCGGGTTGGAGATTTGCCACTCGGTCAGCACGCCTTCAGAAAAACTACTTTGGTTGCCGACGGTTTCGGTGTGCGTGGTGTAAAATTCGCCATAGCCGGGCAGCGCGGGATTGCCGTCGAAGTTCGGATCGAACTGAATGGTCACCAAGCCGGCGGCCAGGCCGGGGTTGTTGTCGAAGTTGGGGAACACACTGGCGAAATTAAAAAACGTGGTGAACTGCCGCGTGGTTTTGTCGAGCGTGTATAAATTACCGTTCAAATCATTGACGACATATTTATTGGGATCGACCGGGTCGGAGCGCATGAAGTTGATTCGCGCCACTTGGGCCGCCGTGCGATCGGTTTGAGAAGACGCCGTATTGGGAGCCGTGGCGTAATCTTGAATCGCCACGTTGATCTGACCGGGATCGTACCGATCGGTAATTTGCGGCCCCGTGGGATAAGCCGCTTCCAAACGCGCGGCCGCAATTAACACGCCCAGGAGCACGCACGCCCACAATGCAAGAACTTGCACTCGCGGCAACGAAGGCCGCAATATCCGCCACGCATAACCCATGCTTGCCTCTCTCTGCTTCCGGCAGGAACTCAAAATCAGAGCGAGTTTCCCGCGCCGTGCCGCCGTATTTTCCCTGTTTCCAGCGTCCATCATACGCACGGCACTGACAAACGCAAGCAGAATTGCGTGATCGCCTAATTTGAAACTGGAGCGGCGGCTGCTCTCCGCAAATGGAAAATCGCCGGCGCGCGGTTCAACCAGTGGACACGCGCCTGTCGACTAGCGGTCGAC
The DNA window shown above is from Pirellulales bacterium and carries:
- a CDS encoding autotransporter-associated beta strand repeat-containing protein, which codes for MRNRCAQSSSFTALTASAILLCCACISHATTLTWDASGTNPATPTDGSGNWDAQTAANWSNGATDVVWDNLSTAVFGANNEAAGTVTIDDTTGTVSAAGVTFNAAGSGNYTIAGSASDTLTLTAPTITVAAGLSPTISAPVVGTSGLTLVGADASPTLTLSGNNNYSGTTQVSAGTLTVASGGNLGVAANALLFGNAGGTIATSANAILNSGVTVASFNDTTESTGVTTTGALVIASGQTATVSGTFTVGVVQSNLATNTNQTLTSYTGAFNSANNGTGGELDVNGAMTVGANPGGANKFTATIDFTAYSTFKLNAPATTLNIGNGLNIAGVVSLASGANSANTINVATISLGTSGSSNAQTGSKLNLGSGSNAIEASTINVGTGKSSGAIQFGSSSGSVTIAGTGGSGTSNITIGNQTSGTATSSTSSLLLAGHSATVQAGTLLVGQGNGDTAGTANASVTFDTGTFNVSTLNIGFVLGSSTQPGGATGAVTVGGASPNNTATGVFNVGSVSSAGTFVLGKDTNTNASPGTATATFTINGGTANVFGTNITNASTKGTTVSTLNLSSGLLDMHGNSIGGAVVNSGNGPIAVNFPATSNTATLANLAGGGINAAGLNMNTAGKLILAGTDTYSNNTSVSNGILQLDGAYTGTGTFNVTGGTLQGKGSTVGAVSISSAAFLAPGDSINTIGVGSASLAGTLNIELNDADSNIVDLLNDSGNLDISAGTSAVTFSVTGTPGGSAYVFAKYGSLTGTAFGTVNNLPTGYQINYSYNDGVSSNNIALVPVPEPAALVLAAVGGLSLMVCRRKKSAARA
- a CDS encoding PQQ-dependent sugar dehydrogenase — encoded protein: MGYAWRILRPSLPRVQVLALWACVLLGVLIAAARLEAAYPTGPQITDRYDPGQINVAIQDYATAPNTASSQTDRTAAQVARINFMRSDPVDPNKYVVNDLNGNLYTLDKTTRQFTTFFNFASVFPNFDNNPGLAAGLVTIQFDPNFDGNPALPGYGEFYTTHTETVGNQSSFSEGVLTEWQISNPADFGNPADVSELSHREMLRVAYSSNIHPLGDIIFDPNAKPGDADYRMMYIASGDGAAGESGNPATRAQDQMLNNYLGKVLRILPNGVADTTPYAIPSDNPFASAAFTSTGAKGEIWAYGFRNPHRLSWDPQSNQLIVDNIGLHSYEEVNFVTKGQNYGYSSLEGNQVLSSSSNQVTNAPLPATLPLTISPGVTSGSIVPTYPVVQYSHEDGDAVSSGFVYHGAGIPQLDGKYVFGDITSGRLFYVDYAAMLAQESLNAPLPTSDIHELNLLENGSPIRLFDLVHSTFDLRNDGVADGDVLPGADSSLVTAGDDPYGVAYGGGRADIRLIEGDDGEIYIISKSDGMIRELVAVPEPAAFVLLELGGSCLALAGARSARRKKNDCHDSRSNSTSSS